Proteins co-encoded in one Acidovorax sp. 69 genomic window:
- a CDS encoding circularly permuted type 2 ATP-grasp protein, whose protein sequence is MQKFDEMYAMLPFDGSDVREHYKRYAQWLSKQPPDVMQARRAEAEMIFRRVGITFAVYGAKDEGGAGNERLIPFDLIPRIIPAHEWSSMQQGLVQRVTALNRFIHDVYHGQDIIRAGIVPADLILNNAQYRPEMAGVQVPQNIYAHIAGIDIVRAPNAQGEGEYYVLEDNLRVPSGVSYMLENRKMMMRLFPELFSLHKVAPVAHYPDMLLETLRASAPATADEPTVVVLTPGMHNSAYFEHAFLAQQMGVELVEGQDLVVKDKFVYMRTTRGLQRVDVIYRRVDDDFLDPQVFRRNSTLGCAGLMEAYRAGNVGICNAVGTGVADDKSVYPYVPEMIRFYLGEEPILKNVPTWMCRKQDDLQHVLANLKDLVVKEVHGAGGYGMLIGPAATQAEIEDFRRALLANPAGYIAQPTLSLSSCPTYVESGIAPRHIDLRPFVLSGREVQMAAGGLTRVALQEGSLVVNSSQGGGTKDTWVLGEAAASVQAPSQSQSQSQGMKATTPSQSQSQSQTQGSL, encoded by the coding sequence ATGCAGAAATTTGATGAGATGTACGCCATGCTGCCTTTTGATGGCAGCGATGTGCGGGAGCACTACAAGCGTTATGCGCAGTGGTTGAGCAAACAGCCCCCCGACGTGATGCAGGCCCGTAGGGCCGAAGCCGAGATGATCTTCCGGCGCGTGGGCATCACCTTCGCCGTCTACGGCGCCAAGGACGAAGGCGGCGCTGGCAATGAGCGGCTGATTCCGTTCGACCTGATTCCCCGCATCATCCCGGCCCACGAGTGGAGCAGCATGCAGCAGGGCTTGGTGCAGCGGGTCACGGCGCTCAACCGGTTCATCCACGATGTTTACCATGGCCAGGACATCATCCGTGCCGGCATCGTGCCCGCCGACCTCATCCTCAACAACGCACAGTACCGGCCTGAAATGGCGGGCGTGCAAGTGCCTCAAAACATCTACGCGCACATCGCGGGCATCGACATCGTGCGCGCCCCCAATGCGCAGGGCGAGGGCGAATATTACGTGCTGGAGGACAACCTGCGCGTGCCCAGTGGCGTGAGCTACATGCTCGAAAACCGCAAGATGATGATGCGGCTTTTCCCCGAGTTGTTCAGCCTGCACAAGGTGGCACCCGTGGCGCACTACCCCGACATGCTGCTCGAAACCCTGCGTGCCAGCGCTCCGGCCACGGCCGACGAGCCCACGGTGGTGGTCTTGACGCCCGGCATGCACAACAGCGCGTACTTCGAGCATGCCTTCCTCGCCCAGCAGATGGGGGTGGAACTGGTGGAAGGCCAGGACCTCGTGGTCAAGGACAAGTTCGTCTACATGCGCACCACGCGTGGCCTGCAGCGGGTGGACGTGATCTACCGCCGCGTGGACGACGACTTCCTCGATCCGCAGGTGTTCCGCCGCAACTCCACGCTGGGTTGTGCGGGTTTGATGGAGGCCTATCGGGCGGGCAACGTGGGCATCTGCAACGCCGTGGGCACCGGGGTGGCGGACGATAAATCGGTGTACCCCTACGTGCCCGAGATGATTCGCTTTTACCTGGGCGAAGAGCCTATCCTGAAAAACGTACCCACCTGGATGTGTCGCAAGCAGGACGACCTGCAGCATGTGCTGGCGAACCTGAAGGACCTGGTGGTCAAGGAGGTACACGGTGCGGGCGGCTACGGCATGCTGATTGGGCCTGCGGCCACCCAGGCCGAGATCGAGGACTTCCGCCGTGCGCTGCTGGCCAACCCGGCGGGCTATATCGCGCAGCCCACGCTCAGCCTGTCGAGCTGCCCCACGTATGTGGAAAGTGGCATCGCTCCGCGCCACATTGATCTGCGCCCCTTTGTGCTCAGCGGGCGCGAGGTTCAGATGGCGGCCGGTGGTCTCACGCGCGTGGCGCTGCAGGAAGGCTCGTTGGTGGTCAACTCGTCCCAGGGCGGTGGCACCAAGGACACCTGGGTGCTGGGCGAGGCAGCGGCGTCGGTGCAGGCCCCATCGCAGTCTCAATCGCAGTCGCAAGGCATGAAGGCAACGACCCCGTCTCAGTCTCAGTCGCAAAGTCAAACGCAAGGGAGCCTTTGA
- a CDS encoding alpha-E domain-containing protein yields the protein MLSRTADHLFWMSRYTERAENTARMLNVSYETSLLPQAADVAQKGWEGLLSISELIPAYTAKHGEVTPERVLAFMVRDGTNPSSILSCLRAARENARAVRGALTTEVWETQNQTWLELHRQLEGDAFERDPGQFFEWVKYRSHLSRGVVLGTMLQDEAFHFLRMGTFLERADNTARLLDVKFHAVKNDFFGRASERNQESDFYHWSAILRSVSAFEVYRKVYRDVITPGRVADLLILRRDMPRSLHACLREVVDNLAVLANGQSAETNRRAGRLLADLQYGRIDEILATGLHAFLTQFLDRVNDLGGGISRDFLVTAED from the coding sequence ATGCTGAGCCGCACCGCCGACCATTTGTTCTGGATGTCCCGCTACACAGAGCGGGCCGAGAACACCGCACGCATGCTCAATGTGAGCTATGAAACCTCTCTGTTGCCCCAGGCCGCTGATGTGGCTCAGAAAGGCTGGGAGGGGCTGCTGTCCATCAGTGAGCTGATTCCCGCCTATACCGCCAAACACGGCGAAGTGACGCCCGAGCGTGTGTTGGCTTTCATGGTGCGCGACGGCACCAATCCCTCATCCATCCTGTCGTGCCTGCGCGCCGCGCGCGAAAACGCCCGCGCCGTGCGTGGCGCGTTGACCACCGAGGTATGGGAGACGCAGAACCAGACCTGGCTGGAATTGCACCGGCAACTCGAAGGCGACGCCTTTGAGCGCGATCCGGGCCAGTTTTTTGAATGGGTGAAGTACCGCTCGCACCTGTCGCGCGGCGTGGTGCTGGGCACCATGCTGCAGGACGAGGCTTTTCACTTCCTGCGCATGGGCACTTTTCTGGAGCGTGCTGACAACACAGCACGGTTGCTGGACGTCAAGTTCCATGCCGTCAAGAACGATTTCTTTGGCCGCGCCAGCGAGCGCAACCAGGAGAGCGATTTCTACCACTGGAGCGCCATTTTGCGCAGCGTCTCGGCGTTTGAGGTGTACCGCAAGGTGTACCGCGATGTGATCACCCCTGGGCGTGTGGCAGACCTTCTGATTTTGCGCCGCGACATGCCGCGCTCGTTACACGCCTGTCTGCGCGAGGTGGTGGACAACCTGGCGGTGCTTGCCAATGGCCAGTCTGCAGAAACGAATCGCAGGGCAGGGCGCCTGCTGGCCGATCTGCAATACGGCCGCATTGACGAGATCCTGGCGACGGGGCTGCATGCTTTCCTCACGCAGTTCCTGGACAGGGTCAATGACCTGGGAGGCGGTATCAGCCGCGATTTTCTGGTGACAGCCGAAGATTGA
- a CDS encoding VF530 family DNA-binding protein — protein MNATEPTPPSAPDNTSGDLPSSANTPQPKTPAKQPHNPLHGVTLEAIVVALADYFGWDELGRQIPIRCFQSDPSVGSSLKFLRKTPWAREKVESLYLFMLRDQKRNAQE, from the coding sequence ATGAATGCCACCGAGCCCACCCCCCCTTCCGCTCCAGACAACACCAGCGGAGACCTGCCCTCGTCTGCCAACACCCCCCAGCCCAAAACGCCCGCTAAACAACCCCACAATCCTTTGCACGGCGTGACGCTGGAAGCGATTGTGGTGGCGCTGGCCGATTATTTTGGGTGGGATGAACTGGGCCGGCAAATCCCGATCCGCTGCTTTCAAAGCGACCCGAGCGTAGGATCCAGCCTCAAATTTTTGCGCAAGACCCCATGGGCACGCGAGAAGGTCGAGAGCCTGTATCTCTTCATGCTGAGGGACCAAAAGCGCAATGCGCAAGAGTGA
- a CDS encoding LysR family transcriptional regulator, translating into MDQIQAMRIFVRVVEAGTFTRAADSLSLPKATVTKHVQALEERLRVKLLNRTTRRVTVTPDGAAYYDRTVRLLTDLDDIEASMTNARANPRGRLRVDVGTSVAQLLIIPHLAEFHARYPDIQVDLGVSDRMVDLIGDNVDCVIRGGELTDQSLVARRIGNLEFITVASPAYLERKGTPTHPLEIEEKHASVIYFSPQSGRHYPLEFRKGDESIDITGPYQLSVNESNAYVTSLLAGLGIGQITSYQAARHFKSGALVQLMPEWTQPLLPVYVVYPPNRHLSAKVRAFVDWAAELFQRESYLQRVV; encoded by the coding sequence ATGGACCAAATACAGGCCATGCGCATATTCGTGCGGGTGGTGGAGGCCGGCACGTTTACCCGGGCAGCAGATTCCCTCTCGCTGCCCAAGGCCACGGTCACCAAACACGTTCAGGCGCTGGAGGAGCGGCTGCGCGTGAAGCTGCTCAACCGCACCACGCGCCGCGTGACGGTCACGCCCGATGGTGCAGCCTACTACGACCGAACGGTGCGCCTGCTGACCGACCTGGACGACATCGAGGCCAGCATGACCAACGCGCGAGCCAACCCGCGCGGGCGCTTGCGCGTGGATGTGGGCACCTCGGTGGCGCAGTTGCTCATCATTCCGCACCTGGCAGAGTTTCATGCCCGCTATCCCGACATTCAGGTGGACCTGGGTGTGAGCGACCGCATGGTGGACCTGATCGGGGACAACGTAGATTGCGTGATTCGCGGTGGAGAGCTGACCGATCAGTCTCTGGTGGCCCGCCGGATTGGCAACCTGGAATTCATCACCGTGGCATCCCCCGCCTATCTGGAGCGCAAGGGAACACCCACCCACCCGCTGGAGATCGAGGAAAAACATGCGAGCGTGATTTACTTTTCGCCGCAGAGCGGCCGCCACTACCCCCTGGAGTTTCGCAAGGGAGATGAATCCATTGATATCACAGGCCCCTACCAGCTCAGCGTGAACGAGAGCAATGCGTATGTGACATCACTGCTCGCCGGATTGGGCATTGGCCAGATCACCAGCTACCAGGCTGCGCGCCATTTCAAAAGCGGCGCACTGGTCCAGCTGATGCCCGAGTGGACCCAGCCGCTGCTGCCCGTATACGTGGTGTACCCCCCCAACCGGCACCTGAGCGCCAAGGTGCGCGCGTTTGTGGACTGGGCCGCAGAACTGTTCCAGCGCGAGAGCTACCTGCAGCGGGTGGTGTGA
- a CDS encoding alpha/beta hydrolase, whose product MQPDRPSSSSSPSQSAAAPAKASRVASSVCADSTIEVTRGQDVAVRMYGRKKTGQASPVIVHFHGGAFMSGDLDNGCTVASLLESAGAVVVSVAYPLTPFPQPVDTGYGVLKWVHKHRTKLGGQGAAVYLAGEEAGGNLAAAVALMARDQSHPPMAGQILLSPMLDPCVGTASLREATGDSTGCKWTEGWRNFLRCPRDAEHPYAVPAGAQRLAGLPPTLILVGDTDPMHDEALAYAARLEAAGLPVTRHVFSKNPQWPDALLQTGPHECPCAAGAQEQFRQFFASTRSPVPS is encoded by the coding sequence ATGCAGCCCGACCGCCCGTCTTCGTCATCTTCGCCATCGCAGTCTGCTGCGGCGCCCGCCAAGGCGTCCAGGGTGGCTTCGTCCGTGTGCGCCGATTCCACCATTGAGGTGACCCGGGGGCAGGACGTGGCAGTGCGCATGTACGGCCGCAAGAAGACCGGCCAGGCGTCACCGGTGATCGTGCACTTCCACGGCGGGGCCTTCATGTCGGGTGACCTGGACAACGGCTGCACGGTGGCCTCGCTGCTGGAGAGTGCCGGGGCTGTGGTGGTGTCGGTGGCGTATCCGCTCACGCCCTTTCCGCAGCCGGTGGACACGGGTTACGGCGTACTCAAGTGGGTGCACAAGCACCGCACCAAGCTCGGAGGGCAGGGCGCAGCCGTGTACCTGGCAGGCGAAGAGGCGGGCGGCAACCTGGCTGCCGCCGTGGCACTGATGGCGCGCGATCAGTCGCACCCCCCGATGGCTGGGCAGATTCTGCTGTCGCCCATGCTGGACCCCTGTGTGGGCACCGCGTCGCTGCGCGAGGCCACGGGTGATTCCACGGGCTGCAAGTGGACCGAAGGCTGGCGCAACTTTCTGCGTTGCCCACGCGATGCGGAGCACCCCTATGCCGTGCCGGCCGGTGCACAGCGCCTGGCGGGGCTACCACCCACGCTGATTCTGGTGGGGGACACCGACCCCATGCACGATGAGGCGCTGGCCTACGCGGCCCGGCTGGAGGCCGCCGGCCTGCCGGTCACCCGCCACGTGTTCTCCAAGAACCCGCAGTGGCCCGATGCCCTGCTGCAGACCGGTCCGCACGAATGCCCTTGTGCGGCGGGTGCGCAGGAGCAGTTCCGGCAGTTCTTTGCCTCCACGCGAAGTCCGGTGCCGTCCTGA
- a CDS encoding efflux RND transporter periplasmic adaptor subunit, translating into MNFPSFSKFSQRRPLGLATLATAVTATVAAAVLVFQAPVAQADSAPAAPPAMPVSVAAVLQKDIALWDEFSGRLEAVQRVDVRPRASGAVQAVHFREGSLVKQGDLLVTVDPAPYAAEVDRAEAQVVAAQARVLYTRSELERATRLLEEKAIAQREHDERLNAQREADANLRAAQAALQTAKLNLGYTQVRAPVSGRVGRIEVTVGNLVAAGAGAPVLTTLVSVSPIYASFDTDEQIVVKALADLQSSQRGNSARQLIERIPVQMGTGTAGSTPHVGKLQLIDNQVDAKSGTVRVRAVFDNEDGALMPGQFARIRMGQARNTQALLINERAVGTDQNKKFVMVVGEGNKAEYREVTLGAPIDGLRVVTSGLKAGENIVVNGLQRVRPGAVVAPQPVPMTAKAEIAGDRKEAKNAAKSPAA; encoded by the coding sequence ATGAACTTCCCATCCTTCTCCAAGTTCTCCCAGCGCCGCCCCCTGGGCCTGGCCACGCTTGCCACGGCCGTGACGGCCACCGTGGCGGCTGCTGTTCTGGTGTTTCAGGCACCCGTGGCGCAGGCGGATAGCGCCCCCGCAGCACCGCCCGCCATGCCGGTGTCGGTGGCTGCCGTGCTGCAAAAAGACATCGCCCTGTGGGACGAGTTTTCTGGCCGGCTTGAAGCCGTGCAGCGCGTGGATGTGCGCCCCCGCGCTTCTGGCGCTGTGCAGGCCGTGCATTTCCGCGAAGGCTCGCTGGTCAAGCAGGGCGACCTGCTGGTCACGGTGGACCCCGCCCCCTACGCTGCCGAGGTGGACCGCGCCGAAGCCCAGGTGGTCGCCGCTCAGGCCCGCGTTTTGTACACCCGCAGCGAGCTGGAGCGCGCCACGCGCCTGCTCGAAGAAAAAGCCATTGCCCAGCGCGAGCACGACGAACGCCTGAACGCCCAGCGCGAGGCCGACGCCAACCTGCGCGCCGCCCAGGCTGCGCTGCAAACCGCCAAGCTGAACCTCGGCTACACCCAGGTGCGCGCCCCCGTGTCTGGTCGCGTGGGCCGCATCGAAGTCACCGTGGGCAACCTGGTGGCGGCCGGTGCGGGCGCCCCCGTGCTGACCACGCTGGTGTCGGTGAGCCCCATCTACGCGAGCTTCGATACCGACGAGCAGATCGTGGTGAAGGCGCTGGCCGACCTGCAAAGCAGCCAGCGTGGCAACAGTGCGCGCCAGCTGATCGAGCGCATTCCTGTGCAGATGGGCACTGGCACTGCGGGCAGCACGCCCCACGTTGGCAAATTGCAGCTCATCGACAACCAGGTCGATGCCAAGAGCGGCACCGTGCGTGTGCGTGCTGTGTTTGATAACGAAGACGGTGCCTTGATGCCCGGCCAGTTCGCCCGCATCCGCATGGGCCAGGCCCGCAACACGCAGGCGCTGCTCATCAACGAACGTGCTGTGGGCACCGATCAGAACAAGAAGTTCGTGATGGTGGTGGGCGAGGGCAACAAGGCCGAGTACCGCGAAGTCACGCTGGGCGCGCCGATTGACGGCCTGCGCGTGGTCACCTCGGGCCTCAAGGCGGGCGAGAACATCGTCGTCAACGGCCTGCAGCGCGTGCGCCCCGGCGCCGTGGTGGCGCCGCAGCCTGTGCCCATGACCGCCAAGGCCGAGATTGCGGGTGATCGCAAGGAAGCCAAGAACGCCGCCAAGTCGCCAGCCGCCTGA
- a CDS encoding efflux RND transporter permease subunit gives MNLSRFFIDRPIFAGVLSVLIFLGGLIALRGLPISEYPEVAPPSVVVRAQYPGANPKVIAETVATPLEESINGVEGMLYMGSQATTDGVMTLTVTFALGTDPDKAQQLVQNRVSQAEPRLPEEVRRLGVTTVKSAPDLTMVVHLVSPNNRYDIDYLRNYAVLNVKDRLARIQGVGQVQIFGGGDYSMRVWLDPQKVAQRGLSASDVVAAIRGQNVQAAAGVVGASPGLPGVDLQLSINAQGRLQTEEEFGDIIVKTGADGAVTRLRDIARLELGAADYSLRSLLNNDPAVGMGVFQAPGSNALDISANVRKTMDEIQKNMPEGVEYRIAYDPTQFVRASIQSVIHTLLEAIALVVLVVILFLQTWRASIIPLLAVPVSVVGTFAVLHLLGFSINALSLFGLVLAIGIVVDDAIVVVENVERNIEAGLTPREATYRAMREVSGPIIAIALVLVAVFVPLAFISGLTGQFYRQFAVTIAISTVISAINSLTLSPALSALLLKGHNEPKDALTRGMDKVFGGLFRGFNRLFHRGSEAYSGGVKRVIGRKALMFVIYLALVGATVGLFKIVPGGFVPAQDKQYLIGFAQLPDGATLDRTENVIRRMGEIMKENPNVEDAIAFPGLSINGFTNSSNSGIVFATLKPFAERTRADQSGGAVAGQLNQAFGSIQDAFIAMFPPPPVAGLGTTGGFKLQIEDRASLGYEAMDNAVKAFMAKAYQTPELAGIFSSWQVNVPQLYANIDRTKARQLGVPVTDIFDTLQIYLGSLYANDFNQFGRTYSVRVQADAAYRARAEDVGLLKVRSTTGEMVPLSALMKMEPSFGPERAMRYNGYLAADINGGPAPGYSSGQAQAAIERIAKETLPQGITFEWTELTYQEILAGNSAVLVFPLAILLVFLVLAAQYESLTLPIAIILIVPMGILAAMTGVWLSKGDNNVFTQIGLIVLVGLSAKNAILIVEFARELEFAGRTPVQAAIEASRLRLRPILMTSLAFVMGVLPLVLSTGAGAEMRSAMGVAVFAGMIGVTAFGLFLTPVFYVLLRKLAGNRPLVEHGAHVAPISHTPGTGGTAHPVLAAPRKEHE, from the coding sequence ATGAACCTGTCCCGCTTTTTCATCGACCGCCCCATCTTTGCCGGGGTGCTGTCGGTGCTCATCTTCCTCGGGGGGCTCATCGCATTGCGCGGTCTGCCTATCTCTGAATACCCTGAAGTCGCGCCGCCCTCCGTGGTGGTGCGCGCACAGTACCCGGGCGCCAACCCCAAGGTGATCGCCGAGACCGTGGCCACGCCGCTGGAGGAATCCATTAACGGTGTGGAAGGCATGCTCTACATGGGCAGCCAGGCCACCACTGATGGTGTGATGACGCTGACGGTGACCTTTGCCCTCGGCACCGACCCCGACAAGGCCCAGCAGCTGGTGCAGAACCGCGTCTCGCAGGCCGAGCCTCGTCTGCCTGAGGAAGTGCGCCGTCTTGGTGTGACGACCGTCAAGAGCGCGCCGGACCTGACCATGGTGGTCCACCTGGTCTCGCCCAACAACCGCTACGACATCGACTACCTGCGCAACTACGCCGTGCTCAATGTGAAGGACCGCCTTGCGCGCATCCAGGGCGTGGGCCAGGTGCAGATATTTGGCGGCGGCGACTACTCCATGCGTGTGTGGCTCGACCCGCAAAAGGTCGCGCAGCGCGGCCTCTCGGCCAGCGACGTGGTGGCCGCCATCCGCGGCCAGAACGTGCAGGCCGCTGCGGGTGTGGTGGGTGCATCGCCCGGCCTGCCCGGCGTGGACTTGCAACTGTCCATCAACGCGCAGGGCCGCCTGCAGACCGAAGAAGAGTTCGGCGACATCATCGTCAAGACCGGTGCGGATGGTGCGGTGACACGCCTGCGCGACATCGCCCGCCTGGAGCTGGGCGCGGCCGACTATTCGCTGCGCTCGCTGCTCAACAACGACCCTGCCGTGGGCATGGGCGTGTTCCAGGCGCCGGGCTCCAACGCGCTCGACATCTCGGCCAACGTGCGCAAGACCATGGACGAGATCCAGAAGAACATGCCCGAAGGCGTGGAATACCGCATTGCGTACGACCCGACGCAGTTCGTGCGTGCGTCGATCCAATCCGTGATCCACACGCTGCTCGAAGCCATCGCCCTCGTGGTGCTGGTGGTGATTTTGTTCCTGCAGACCTGGCGCGCGTCCATCATCCCGTTGCTGGCGGTGCCGGTGTCGGTGGTGGGTACGTTTGCCGTGCTGCACCTGCTGGGCTTTTCGATCAATGCGCTGAGCCTGTTCGGTCTGGTGCTGGCCATCGGCATCGTGGTGGACGACGCCATCGTGGTGGTGGAGAACGTGGAGCGCAACATCGAGGCGGGCCTGACCCCGCGCGAGGCCACTTACCGCGCCATGCGCGAAGTGTCTGGCCCCATCATTGCCATCGCACTGGTGCTGGTCGCCGTGTTCGTGCCGCTAGCTTTCATCAGCGGGCTCACGGGGCAGTTCTACCGCCAGTTCGCGGTCACCATTGCGATCTCCACGGTGATCTCGGCCATCAATTCGCTGACCCTGTCGCCTGCGCTGAGCGCCTTGCTGCTCAAGGGCCACAACGAGCCCAAGGACGCGCTCACGCGTGGCATGGACAAGGTGTTCGGTGGCTTGTTTCGCGGCTTCAACCGCCTGTTCCATCGCGGCTCCGAGGCCTATAGCGGTGGCGTCAAGCGCGTCATCGGCCGCAAGGCGCTGATGTTCGTGATCTACCTGGCGCTGGTGGGTGCCACCGTGGGCCTGTTCAAGATCGTGCCCGGCGGCTTCGTGCCCGCGCAGGACAAGCAATACCTGATCGGTTTTGCCCAGCTGCCCGACGGCGCCACACTGGACCGCACCGAGAACGTGATCCGCCGCATGGGCGAAATCATGAAGGAGAACCCGAACGTCGAAGACGCGATTGCCTTCCCGGGCCTGTCGATCAACGGCTTCACCAATAGCTCCAACTCCGGCATCGTGTTCGCCACGCTCAAGCCCTTTGCCGAGCGCACGCGTGCCGACCAGAGCGGTGGCGCCGTGGCGGGGCAGTTGAACCAGGCGTTTGGCAGCATCCAGGACGCGTTCATCGCCATGTTCCCGCCGCCCCCGGTGGCGGGCCTGGGCACCACGGGCGGCTTCAAGCTGCAGATCGAAGACCGCGCATCGCTGGGCTACGAAGCCATGGACAACGCCGTGAAGGCGTTCATGGCCAAGGCCTACCAGACGCCCGAGCTGGCCGGTATTTTCAGCAGCTGGCAGGTCAACGTGCCGCAGCTGTACGCCAACATCGACCGCACCAAGGCGCGCCAGCTGGGGGTGCCGGTGACGGACATTTTCGACACGCTGCAGATTTACCTGGGCAGCCTGTACGCCAACGACTTCAACCAGTTCGGCCGCACCTACAGCGTGCGCGTGCAGGCCGATGCGGCCTACCGTGCGCGGGCTGAAGACGTGGGCCTGCTCAAGGTGCGCTCCACCACGGGTGAGATGGTGCCCCTGTCGGCGCTGATGAAGATGGAGCCCAGCTTTGGCCCCGAGCGTGCCATGCGCTACAACGGCTACCTGGCCGCTGACATCAATGGCGGCCCCGCACCCGGCTACTCGTCGGGCCAGGCCCAGGCCGCCATCGAACGCATCGCCAAGGAGACGCTGCCCCAGGGCATCACCTTCGAGTGGACCGAGCTGACCTACCAGGAAATCCTGGCCGGCAACTCCGCAGTGCTGGTGTTCCCGCTGGCGATCCTGCTGGTGTTCCTGGTGCTGGCAGCGCAGTACGAAAGCCTCACGCTGCCCATTGCCATCATTTTGATCGTGCCCATGGGCATCCTGGCGGCCATGACCGGGGTGTGGCTCAGCAAGGGCGACAACAACGTGTTCACGCAGATCGGGCTCATCGTGCTGGTGGGGCTGTCGGCCAAGAACGCGATCCTGATCGTGGAATTTGCGCGCGAGCTGGAGTTTGCCGGGCGCACGCCGGTGCAGGCCGCCATCGAGGCCAGCCGCTTGCGACTGCGCCCCATCCTGATGACCTCGCTGGCCTTCGTGATGGGCGTGTTGCCCCTGGTGCTGTCCACCGGCGCGGGCGCCGAAATGCGCAGCGCCATGGGCGTGGCCGTGTTCGCCGGGATGATTGGTGTGACGGCCTTTGGCCTGTTCCTCACGCCCGTGTTTTACGTGCTGCTGCGCAAGCTGGCAGGCAACCGCCCGCTGGTGGAGCACGGCGCGCATGTGGCGCCGATCTCGCACACCCCTGGCACCGGTGGCACCGCTCACCCCGTGCTGGCCGCGCCGCGCAAGGAGCACGAGTGA
- a CDS encoding efflux transporter outer membrane subunit gives MTDLLLKKNSTDGVLAARRRSLLAPLAAALVLAGCMTQPVAPAPHAGVPVPTSFTAGGDALPAAPWTVAAPAEAQPRGEWWLGFQDPVLADLVQRAGTANTSIQQAAARLAEARSLLRSADAARSVQVGASAGVTRQAGAATTGSAAPATLGTAGLNASYELDLFGRLSQTSDAARLDADTREALLQSTRLMVQADVAQTYLQLRAVQAEQGLVQESLAAYEGTLRLTQRRLQAGDVAELDVARVQTEVAATESEALALQRQQALLTNALAVLAGEVASGFVLPPATGDAALPVIPPGVPGTVLARRPDVSAAQTAVLAAQARVGVAQKAWFPAVTLTGNAGHASPELGDLFKWSARAWGLSALLSLPIFDGGQRDAQIEGAKARLEAALADHRGQVLNAFRDVEDQLTSLRLLSGQAEAQGRAVTAARRATQLSDVRYRNGLVSQLELLDARRSELRNRRQELQVRTAQYVATVGLIRALGGGWGDQPAVKLAQVSP, from the coding sequence ATGACCGATTTGCTCTTGAAGAAAAACTCCACCGACGGCGTCCTTGCAGCGCGCAGGCGCAGCCTGCTCGCGCCCCTGGCCGCCGCCCTGGTACTGGCCGGTTGCATGACCCAGCCCGTGGCCCCCGCGCCGCATGCGGGCGTGCCCGTGCCCACCAGTTTCACGGCAGGTGGCGACGCGCTGCCCGCCGCCCCCTGGACGGTGGCCGCCCCCGCCGAGGCGCAGCCGCGCGGCGAGTGGTGGCTGGGCTTTCAAGACCCGGTGCTGGCCGACCTGGTGCAGCGTGCGGGCACGGCCAACACCAGCATCCAGCAGGCGGCAGCACGGCTGGCCGAGGCGCGCTCGCTGCTGCGCTCTGCCGATGCCGCGCGCTCGGTGCAAGTGGGCGCCTCGGCGGGCGTAACGCGCCAGGCAGGTGCTGCCACCACGGGCAGCGCAGCACCCGCCACGTTGGGCACGGCGGGGCTCAATGCCTCGTACGAGCTGGACCTGTTTGGCCGCCTCTCGCAAACCAGCGACGCCGCGCGCCTGGACGCCGACACGCGTGAGGCCCTGCTGCAAAGCACGCGCCTCATGGTGCAGGCCGACGTGGCGCAAACGTATCTCCAGCTGCGCGCCGTGCAGGCTGAGCAGGGGCTGGTGCAAGAGAGCTTGGCTGCCTACGAAGGCACGCTGCGCCTCACGCAGCGTCGCCTGCAGGCGGGCGACGTGGCCGAACTGGACGTGGCCCGCGTGCAGACCGAAGTGGCGGCCACCGAATCCGAAGCCCTGGCCTTGCAGCGCCAGCAAGCCCTGCTGACCAACGCGCTGGCCGTTCTGGCGGGCGAGGTGGCCAGCGGCTTTGTGCTGCCGCCTGCGACGGGCGATGCCGCGCTGCCCGTGATCCCCCCCGGCGTGCCTGGCACCGTGCTGGCGCGCCGCCCGGATGTGTCGGCTGCCCAGACGGCCGTGCTGGCCGCCCAGGCCCGCGTGGGCGTGGCGCAGAAGGCTTGGTTCCCTGCCGTCACGCTCACCGGCAATGCGGGGCATGCTTCGCCGGAGCTGGGTGATTTGTTCAAGTGGTCTGCGCGTGCCTGGGGCCTGAGTGCGCTGCTATCGCTGCCGATCTTTGACGGCGGCCAGCGCGACGCGCAGATCGAGGGCGCCAAGGCGCGCCTGGAAGCTGCGCTGGCGGACCACCGTGGGCAGGTGCTCAATGCGTTTCGTGACGTGGAGGACCAACTGACCTCGCTGCGCCTGTTGTCCGGCCAGGCCGAGGCGCAGGGGCGCGCGGTGACGGCGGCGCGGCGGGCTACGCAGTTGTCGGATGTGCGGTACCGCAATGGCTTGGTGAGCCAGCTGGAGCTGCTGGACGCGCGCCGCAGTGAGCTGCGCAATCGGCGGCAGGAGTTGCAGGTGCGGACGGCGCAGTATGTGGCGACGGTGGGGTTGATTCGGGCGCTGGGAGGTGGCTGGGGGGATCAGCCTGCGGTGAAGTTGGCACAGGTGTCGCCGTAG